Proteins from one Deltaproteobacteria bacterium genomic window:
- a CDS encoding MFS transporter, with translation MPDTPDRAVKKGAFQTAPVLALSASHFIHDAYSSFLAPLLPLLIEKLSMTLTQAGFLTTVMQLPSLLNPFIGSLADRISVRYFIILAPAMTAIPMSLIGVAPNYGVLLLLMFIAGVSVSVFHVPAPVMVSKVSGDKVGRGMSFFMTGGELARTIGPMIAVGAVALLGLEGFYPVMVVGILSSLWLYLRFHDVPVGVKSSRKTPIAQTWREMQHILAPLSVILVARGFMHASMTAFLPTFIQAETGNLWLAGFALTIFESAGVLGVMTAGSISDTLGRRRVLMISLMGAPVSLFLFTWTGGWARVAALLFTGLLLLSTTPVMLAMVQENAKSSPAAANGFFMMMSFIARSAVVVVVGYLGDMYGLRATYYLSAAVGLVGVPFVFFLKPRQATGG, from the coding sequence ATGCCTGATACACCCGATCGTGCCGTCAAAAAGGGTGCCTTTCAGACGGCACCGGTGCTGGCCTTGTCAGCCAGCCATTTTATCCATGACGCCTACTCCAGCTTCCTGGCGCCGCTCCTGCCCCTGTTGATCGAAAAGCTTTCCATGACGTTGACCCAGGCGGGCTTTCTTACCACGGTCATGCAGCTGCCGTCCCTGCTCAATCCCTTCATCGGATCCCTGGCCGACCGCATCAGCGTACGTTATTTTATCATCCTGGCGCCGGCCATGACAGCCATCCCCATGAGCCTCATCGGTGTGGCGCCCAACTACGGCGTTCTGCTGCTGCTGATGTTCATTGCGGGGGTCAGCGTCTCCGTGTTCCATGTTCCCGCCCCTGTCATGGTTTCGAAAGTGTCGGGGGACAAGGTCGGCAGGGGGATGAGTTTTTTCATGACCGGGGGTGAGCTGGCGCGCACCATCGGTCCCATGATCGCGGTGGGGGCAGTGGCCCTGCTCGGGCTGGAGGGCTTTTACCCGGTGATGGTGGTGGGAATTCTGTCCTCGCTGTGGTTGTACCTGCGATTTCACGATGTGCCGGTGGGCGTCAAATCCTCCCGCAAGACCCCCATTGCCCAAACCTGGCGGGAAATGCAGCACATCCTGGCGCCGCTTTCCGTCATTCTGGTGGCCAGGGGGTTCATGCACGCCTCCATGACCGCCTTTTTGCCGACCTTCATTCAGGCGGAAACCGGCAACCTGTGGCTCGCCGGTTTTGCCCTGACCATTTTCGAATCAGCCGGCGTACTCGGGGTGATGACCGCCGGTTCCATCAGCGATACCCTGGGGCGCCGCAGGGTGCTCATGATATCCCTTATGGGCGCGCCCGTGAGCCTGTTTCTCTTTACCTGGACGGGGGGATGGGCCCGCGTTGCCGCTCTTCTTTTTACGGGGCTTCTGCTGCTCTCTACGACCCCGGTAATGCTGGCCATGGTTCAGGAAAACGCCAAATCGAGCCCGGCGGCCGCCAACGGCTTCTTTATGATGATGTCCTTTATCGCCCGTTCTGCCGTGGTCGTCGTGGTGGGGTACCTCGGTGACATGTACGGATTGCGGGCAACCTACTACCTCAGCGCCGCCGTCGGACTGGTGGGTGTGCCGTTTGTTTTCTTTCTCAAGCCGCGTCAGGCGACCGGCGGATAA